In the genome of Triticum urartu cultivar G1812 chromosome 5, Tu2.1, whole genome shotgun sequence, one region contains:
- the LOC125511034 gene encoding uncharacterized protein LOC125511034 → MASGELPPSKKKSGPTTICSLGDDLLCEVFLRLPSLPTLVRAALTCPAFLRAVRSSPKFRRRFRDLHPAPLLGVFLDVYDPGMPAFVPIRRRSDPDHAAAVRGADVFLTRVPDDEDDGESDSLGWSGYYGGEGDRAGWSMTGCRDGYVVLVNRGTKRAAVYDPLTRSLHLLPAPPVEICEDPEEAEVEFHVITSEEDRRSLRVVFVCKERGKVRVAVFSPDTREWQISPKGARLQLQDDDSGTLVNGCVYWASVSEDAIHLLNTATLQFSRMVLPRRMRRMGLKVGQTSDGKLCLACASELTLDVCFQRADDNGVDKWILNRTFELVDDIDKLRLQFVDRFPRLEVVAIIGGIVYLSTFQVEHPSSSGCFLSFCIETEELKEVCPTTNSDSSYPYIMAWPPVLVGNKVSSLG, encoded by the coding sequence ATGGCCTCCGGTGAGCTCCCACCGTCCAAGAAGAAATCCGGCCCCACCACCATATGCTCCCTCGGCGACGACCTCCTGTGCGAGGTGTTCCTCCGCCTGCCCTCCCTCCCGACCCTCGTCCGCGCCGCCCTCACCTGCCCCGCCTTCCTCCGCGCCGTCCGTTCGTCCCCGAAATTCCGCCGCCGCTTCCGCGATCTTCACCCCGCCCCGCTCCTAGGCGTCTTCCTCGACGTCTACGACCCCGGCATGCCCGCCTTCGTGCCCATCCGCCGCCGGTCCGACCCGGACCACGCTGCCGCCGTCCGCGGCGCCGACGTCTTCCTCACCCGCGTCCCCGACGATGAGGACGACGGGGAAAGCGACAGCCTCGGGTGGTCCGGGTATTACGGAGGCGAAGGCGACAGAGCCGGGTGGTCGATGACCGGGTGTCGCGATGGGTACGTGGTTCTCGTCAACCGGGGAACCAAGCGGGCGGCTGTCTACGACCCCCTCACACGGAGCCTGCATCTCCTCCCCGCGCCGCCCGTTGAGATCTGCGAAGACCCCGAAGAGGCGGAAGTCGAGTTCCACGTGATCACCTCGGAAGAGGACCGCCGGTCACTCCGCGTCGTCTTCGTCTGCAAGGAAAGGGGGAAAGTGCGGGTCGCCGTCTTCTCGCCGGACACCAGGGAGTGGCAGATCTCCCCAAAAGGGGCGCGCCTGCAGCTGCAGGACGATGACAGTGGTACGCTAGTGAACGGGTGTGTCTACTGGGCATCCGTAAGCGAAGACGCTATTCATCTGCTGAACACGGCAACACTGCAATTCTCCCGGATGGTTCTGCCGCGGCGTATGCGGCGAATGGGTCTCAAGGTCGGTCAGACCAGTGATGGGAAGCTCTGCTTGGCCTGCGCATCTGAACTCACTCTTGATGTCTGCTTCCAGAGAGCAGATGACAATGGTGTCGATAAATGGATACTGAACAGGACATTTGAGTTGGTGGACGACATCGACAAGCTCCGGCTACAGTTTGTAGATCGTTTCCCAAGACTGGAGGTCGTGGCCATCATCGGTGGCATTGTGTATTTGTCTACTTTCCAGGTAGAGCATCCTAGTTCTTCTGGCTGCTTCCTATCATTCTGCATTGAAACAGAGGAGCTGAAGGAGGTCTGCCCTACCACCAACTCTGATTCTTCATATCCCTACATCATGGCGTGGCCTCCTGTTTTGGTAGGCAATAAGGTGAGCTCTCTCGGCTAG